A window of Ovis canadensis isolate MfBH-ARS-UI-01 breed Bighorn chromosome X, ARS-UI_OviCan_v2, whole genome shotgun sequence contains these coding sequences:
- the LOC138930320 gene encoding rho-related GTP-binding protein RhoG-like isoform X2, with amino-acid sequence MDSMDSKGRMQTIKCVVVGDGAVGKTCLLISYTTNAFPEEYIPTVFDNYSAQTSVDGQIVILNLWDTAGQEEYDRLRTLSYPQTNIFVICFSIGNPSSYANVRHKWYPEVSHHCPNVPVLLVGTKRDLRSDLETVKKLKEQSQVPTTPQQGTSLAKQVGAVKYLECSALMHDGVREVFLEAIRAVLYPATKKNTKKCVLL; translated from the coding sequence GACTCCAAAGGAAGAATGCAGACGATCAAATGTGTGGTTGTGGGAGATGGGGCTGTAGGTAAGACCTGCCTCCTCATCAGTTACACAACAAATGCCTTTCCTGAGGAATATATCCCCACTGTCTTTGACAACTATAGTGCCCAGACATCTGTGGATGGCCAGATTGTCATCCTGAACCTCTGGGACACAGCTGGCCAAGAAGAGTATGACCGACTGCGAACACTCTCCTACCCCCAGACCAATATCTTCGTCATTTGCTTTTCCATTGGCAACCCATCTTCTTATGCCAATGTGAGGCATAAGTGGTACCCCGAGGTGTCCCATCATTGCCCCAATGTACCTGTTTTGCTGGTAGGCACCAAGAGGGACCTGCGAAGTGACCTTGAGACAGTGAAGAAGCTAAAGGAACAGAGCCAAGTGCCCACAACTCCTCAGCAAGGCACTTCCCTGGCTAAGCAGGTGGGGGCTGTGAAATATCTGGAATGTTCAGCCCTGATGCATGATGGGGTCCGTGAGGTATTTTTGGAAGCCATCCGGGCTGTGCTTTACCCTGCCACAAAGAAGAACACCAAGAAGTGTGTCCTCTTATAG
- the LOC138930320 gene encoding rho-related GTP-binding protein RhoG-like isoform X1, with the protein MLCQMRLEDLEETIIPRLKDSKGRMQTIKCVVVGDGAVGKTCLLISYTTNAFPEEYIPTVFDNYSAQTSVDGQIVILNLWDTAGQEEYDRLRTLSYPQTNIFVICFSIGNPSSYANVRHKWYPEVSHHCPNVPVLLVGTKRDLRSDLETVKKLKEQSQVPTTPQQGTSLAKQVGAVKYLECSALMHDGVREVFLEAIRAVLYPATKKNTKKCVLL; encoded by the coding sequence GACTCCAAAGGAAGAATGCAGACGATCAAATGTGTGGTTGTGGGAGATGGGGCTGTAGGTAAGACCTGCCTCCTCATCAGTTACACAACAAATGCCTTTCCTGAGGAATATATCCCCACTGTCTTTGACAACTATAGTGCCCAGACATCTGTGGATGGCCAGATTGTCATCCTGAACCTCTGGGACACAGCTGGCCAAGAAGAGTATGACCGACTGCGAACACTCTCCTACCCCCAGACCAATATCTTCGTCATTTGCTTTTCCATTGGCAACCCATCTTCTTATGCCAATGTGAGGCATAAGTGGTACCCCGAGGTGTCCCATCATTGCCCCAATGTACCTGTTTTGCTGGTAGGCACCAAGAGGGACCTGCGAAGTGACCTTGAGACAGTGAAGAAGCTAAAGGAACAGAGCCAAGTGCCCACAACTCCTCAGCAAGGCACTTCCCTGGCTAAGCAGGTGGGGGCTGTGAAATATCTGGAATGTTCAGCCCTGATGCATGATGGGGTCCGTGAGGTATTTTTGGAAGCCATCCGGGCTGTGCTTTACCCTGCCACAAAGAAGAACACCAAGAAGTGTGTCCTCTTATAG
- the LOC138930320 gene encoding rho-related GTP-binding protein RhoG-like isoform X3 yields MQTIKCVVVGDGAVGKTCLLISYTTNAFPEEYIPTVFDNYSAQTSVDGQIVILNLWDTAGQEEYDRLRTLSYPQTNIFVICFSIGNPSSYANVRHKWYPEVSHHCPNVPVLLVGTKRDLRSDLETVKKLKEQSQVPTTPQQGTSLAKQVGAVKYLECSALMHDGVREVFLEAIRAVLYPATKKNTKKCVLL; encoded by the coding sequence ATGCAGACGATCAAATGTGTGGTTGTGGGAGATGGGGCTGTAGGTAAGACCTGCCTCCTCATCAGTTACACAACAAATGCCTTTCCTGAGGAATATATCCCCACTGTCTTTGACAACTATAGTGCCCAGACATCTGTGGATGGCCAGATTGTCATCCTGAACCTCTGGGACACAGCTGGCCAAGAAGAGTATGACCGACTGCGAACACTCTCCTACCCCCAGACCAATATCTTCGTCATTTGCTTTTCCATTGGCAACCCATCTTCTTATGCCAATGTGAGGCATAAGTGGTACCCCGAGGTGTCCCATCATTGCCCCAATGTACCTGTTTTGCTGGTAGGCACCAAGAGGGACCTGCGAAGTGACCTTGAGACAGTGAAGAAGCTAAAGGAACAGAGCCAAGTGCCCACAACTCCTCAGCAAGGCACTTCCCTGGCTAAGCAGGTGGGGGCTGTGAAATATCTGGAATGTTCAGCCCTGATGCATGATGGGGTCCGTGAGGTATTTTTGGAAGCCATCCGGGCTGTGCTTTACCCTGCCACAAAGAAGAACACCAAGAAGTGTGTCCTCTTATAG